Proteins from a genomic interval of Sporolactobacillus sp. Y61:
- the tsaE gene encoding tRNA (adenosine(37)-N6)-threonylcarbamoyltransferase complex ATPase subunit type 1 TsaE has product MKQWIVHSREETMNFAEKMAEHLTANDVLTLSGELGTGKTVFTKGLARGLGIKEMVSSPTFTIVKEYRSGRLPLFHMDVYRISDDEDIGLEDYYDQGGVTVIEWAENIPSWLPGDYLSVAIARTGQTERSLMLSAHGARSETLYREIMHDACTGH; this is encoded by the coding sequence ATGAAACAGTGGATCGTCCATTCAAGAGAAGAGACAATGAACTTTGCGGAAAAAATGGCGGAACATCTGACAGCAAATGATGTGCTGACGCTGTCCGGGGAACTTGGTACGGGGAAAACCGTTTTTACCAAGGGTCTGGCCAGGGGCCTGGGCATTAAAGAAATGGTCAGCAGCCCGACGTTTACCATAGTAAAGGAATACAGAAGCGGGCGACTGCCCCTTTTTCATATGGATGTCTATCGGATCAGTGATGATGAGGATATCGGGCTTGAAGATTATTATGATCAGGGTGGTGTAACGGTGATTGAATGGGCTGAGAATATTCCTTCCTGGCTTCCCGGGGATTATCTGTCTGTTGCGATTGCCAGAACAGGTCAGACTGAAAGATCACTGATGCTTTCTGCTCATGGCGCAAGATCGGAAACCTTATACAGGGAGATAATGCACGATGCATGTACTGGCCATTGA